The nucleotide window AACAAGAACAGTTATTGAAGAAGATAATGCTTTAATTGAAGATGCAAAAGTAGTAATGAGCAGAGTAAATAATGGATGGTATGGACAATTTATTGAGAAAAAAACTTCAAATACATCATTAGAAGAGTTTAAAAATAATGTAAATAAAATGATTCAAGATACAAGAAATAGATTTACTCATGTAAATGAAGTTTTAACTCAATATTCAAACAATGATTTTAGAAAAGCTCTTCAAATGGAAGAAAATGATGAAAAAGGTGGAGTTTTTGAAAACTTAGTAAATGGGTTAAATTCTTTGCAACAAACTTTAACTCAAATGTTAATAGATAATAAAACAAATGGATTAACATTAAACGCAAGTTCTGATATATTGTTATCAAATGTAGATAAATTAAATTTAAGTTCAAATGAAGCAGCAGCATCTTTAGAAGAAACAGCAGCAGCACTTGAGGAGATAACTTCAAATATTAGAAATAATACACAAAATATAGCAAAAATGGCAAAATTATCTAATGAAGTTACGTCTTCAGCAAATCAAGGTGAAAAACTAGCAAATCAAACAACAAATGCAATGGATGAAATAAATAATCAAGTAAATCTAATCAATGAAGCTATAAGTGTAATTGACCAAATTGCTTTTCAAACAAATATTCTTTCACTTAATGCAGCAGTAGAAGCAGCAACTGCTGGTGAAGCAGGGCGAGGATTTGCAGTTGTTGCACAAGAAGTAAGAAATCTAGCATCACGAAGTGCTGAAGCAGCAAAAGAGATAAAAGCAATTGTTGAAAATGCAACAAGTAAAGCAAATCAAGGAAAAGAAATAGCTTCAAATATGATTGATGGATATAAACAACTAAATGAAAATATATCTCAAACTATTAATTTAATTCAAGATATAGATATGTCTAGTAAAGAACAATTAAGTGGAATAGAACAAATAAATGATGCAGTGAATCAATTAGACCAACAAACACAACAAAATGCTATGGTAGCAAATCAAACTCATGATGTAGCTGTTGTTACAGATGAAATTGCAAAATTAATTGTTGCAAATGCAAATGAAAAAGAGTTTAATGGTAAAAACGAAGTAAAAGCAAAAGATATGAATTTAACTTCTAAAAAAGATACTCATACAATACCTGTGAAAAAAACTACATTAAAACCTTCTTCAACAACTTCAGCAAAAAAAGATACAAAAATAGTATCTACAAAAATAAATAACGATGAGTGGGAAAGCTTTTAGGCTTTCCTTTTATTTAAAAGATTAATCTTTTTTTTGTTTTGTTATTTGTTTGTAATTCTTCTAAAAAGATATTGTTGTAATACTATTTTTCGCTATAATTGCGAAAAATTATACAAATAGTTAAAAAATAATCAGGAGTTTATTAATGTTGCAGAATTTAAAAACCAAACTAAAGTTATCAATACTTTCTTTTGTTGCTTTGGTTGGAATTATCATTTTAGGTGCTTTAGGAATAATTCAACTAAAAGAGGTAAACAATGGTTTAGAAAGAGTTTATAATGATAGAGTTGTTCCATTAGAACAATTAAAAATAATTGCAGATGAATATGCTGTAAATATTGTTGATACGACACATCAAACAAGAAATGGTAATTTTGAATTTGAAAAATGTATATCAAATATCAATAGTGCTCAAGAAAAGATAAAAAATAATTGGAATAAATATTTATCAACATCTTTAACTAAAGAAGAAGAAACATTAGTAAAAGATGTAAATCATTTAATGGATATAGGTAATAGTGAAGTAAATAAAATAAAACAAGCCTGTGAAGATAAAAATCTTGATTTAATCTCAAAAATAACTATTGAAGAACTTTATCCAAATATAGATCCAATTGGTGAAAAAATTTCAGCATTAATTACACTTCAACTAGATGTTGCAAAAAGTGAAACTCAAATTGCAGAAAATATTTATAGCACAAGTATAACAGTGATTATAATGACGATTTTAGGTTCTTTTTTAATAATTTTATTTTTATCATATACGATTATTACTGATATTACAGGAAAACTAAATAGCTTTAAAAAAGAGTTATTAAATTTCTTCTCTTTTTTAAATAAAGAGACTTCAGATGTAACTCTTTTAGAAATTAAATCAAAAGATGAATTTGGTGAAATGGCTGATGTAATTAATGAAAATATAATTAAAACTCAAAAATTAATTCAAGAAGATAATTTCTTAATAGATGAAGCAAAAATAGTAATGACAAGAGTTAATAATGGTTGGTATTCACAATTTATTGAGAAAAAAACTTCAAATAGTTCTTTAGAAGAGTTTAAAAATAACGTAAATAAAATGATTGAAAATACAAGAACAAGATTCGAGCATGTAAATGAAGTTTTAAATTCTTATTCTCATAATGATTTCAGACCTAAGTTCAAAATGGAAAAAGATGATGAAAAAGGTGGAGTGTTTGAGACTTTAGTAAATGGTTTAAATACATTACAAGAAACATTAACACACATGCTAAAAGAGAATAAAACAAATGGATTGACGTTGGATGAAAGCTCGGATATATTATTGGCAAATGTAGATAAATTAAATATAAGCTCAAATGAAGCAGCAGCAAGTTTAGAAGAAACAGCAGCAGCCTTAGAACAAATAACTTCAAATATAAGAAATAATACACAAAATATAGCGAAAATGGCTAGTTACTCAAATAGTGTAACAAAGTCAGCAAGTGATGGTGAAAAACTTGCAAATCAAACAACTCAGTCAATGGATGAAATAAATAATCAAGTAAATCTAATCAATGAAGCAATAACAGTAATTGATCAAATAGCATTCCAAACAAATATACTTTCACTTAATGCAGCAGTAGAAGCAGCAACAGCAGGTGAAGCAGGGAAAGGATTTGCAGTAGTAGCACAAGAAGTAAGAAATTTAGCATCTCGTTCAGCAGAAGCAGCAAAAGAGATAAAAGTAATAGTAGAAAATGCAACAAAAAAAGCGAATGATGGAAAAGAGATAGCATCAAATATGATAAGTGGATATAAAGAATTAAATCAAAATATATCACAAACAATAAACTTAATACAAGATATAGAGATGTCAAGTAAAGAACAATTAAGTGGAATAGAACAAATAAATGATGCAGTAAATCAATTAGACCAACAAACACAACAAAATGCAGCAGTAGCGAGTCAAACACATGATGTAGCAATAATAACAGATGAAATAGCAAAATTAATAGTAAATGATGCAAATGCAAAAGAGTTTGAAGGGAAGAATGAAGTAAAAGCAAAAGATATAAAAATAAATAAAAAAGATAATTCAAATCCAATAAAATCAAATTCAAAACAAAAAGATACACAAACAAAAAAAGATACAAAAGTAGTATCTAACAAAACAAACAACGACGAGTGGGAAAGCTTTTAGGCTTTCGCACTTTTTCAAAAAAACTATTCATCCCAAAAAAATATTTACAACTGTTTAAAAAATAATATATTTAGAAGTTTTATTTTTCAATAAAAATGATATTATAATGTTATTAAAAAGAATTATATTTCTAAATAATAATTCTATACCAACTACTCGAGGAGTAAGAATGAATAAGTTGAATTTTGGGACAAAATTATTACTAATTTTAGTTTCAACAAGTATAGTTTCTCTTAGTTTAATGATATATATTGTATCTTCATATTCTTATGAAAATTCAAGAAATGATGCCCAACATTATATAAATGAATTAGCTAAAAAGAATGCTTTAGATATTAGAAATACTCTTGATAAAGCAATAGTTATTTCAAATACAATATCGAATAAATACGAAAGTGCTATTGAACATCATGAAAAATTGTCAAAAGAGGGAACAATAAAATATTTTAAATCTCTTTTAGAACAAAATAAGTTTATTTTAGGTGTATGGTTTACTTTTGAAGATGGAACATTAGTATATGAAAAAAATGATGGTACAGATAAAGAAAATTACTATACAAAAAAAGGTGCATTTCAACCTTATGTTGTAAGAAATAGTGATGGTTCTTTCAATATAGAGCCTTCTTCTGATTTTAACATAAACTCTGAATGGATAAATCTTCCTTATAAAAATAAACAAGTTTCTATAACACAACCATATGATTATGATATAAATGGGAAAAAGGTACTTTTAACTACAGTTTCTTCTCCTGTGTATTTTCAAGGTAAATTTATAGGTGCAGTTGGAGTTGATTTTTCTTTAGATTCATTTAATAAAAAAGTTAATGAAATTAAATTATTTGATACAGGATATGGAACAGTTGTTGATGCTTATGGAAAAATAATTAGTCATGCAAATCCTGAAAATTTAGGAAAAAGTTTAAAAGATTTAACAAAAAATGAAAATATTTTAAAATCGCTAGAAATGTCTAAAAAAGGTGAAGATTATTCATATCTTGCAAAAAATCTAAAAAGTGGTGAAGATTCTTACTCTTATGCTTATCCATTTGAATTTGGTGAAACAAAAAATTATTGGACATTTATAGCTACTGTTCCAGAAAAAGAGTATTTAAAACAATCAAATTTTATTAGAAATTTTTCGATAGTTTCAGGTTTAATAGTATTAGTAGTTATTGTTCTTGTATTGATTTATAGTATGAGAATTTTAAATAAAAATTTAACAACAATAAAAAATGGATTATTAGATTTCTTCTCATATTTAAATAAAGAGAGTAAAGTTGCAAAATCAATACAAATAGATTCGTTAGATGAATTTGGTCAAATGGCAAAAATGATAAATGAAAATATCAAGAAAACGGAAAAATTAATTATTCAAGATAATGATTTGATAGAAGATGTAAAAAGAGTTGTTAATGAAGTAAAAAATGGGAAATTCAATAAACGAATAGAAAAATCAACTGAAAATGAAAATCTTGAAGAGTTAAAAAACACATTTAATGAAATGCTTGAAACAACTAAAAATTCTGTATGCGAAGATGTAAACAACGTAATAAAAGTTTTAGATAATTTTGCAAAACTTGATTTTAGAGGAAGAATTGATGATAAAGGTAATATTTCTGTTGGAATAAATAACTTAGCTCAAATAATTAATACAATGCTAAAAGAGAATAAAACAAATGGATTGACGTTGGATGAAAGCTCGGATATATTATTGGCAAATGTAGATAAATTAAATATAAGCTCAAATGAAGCAGCAGCAAGTTTAGAAGAAACAGCAGCAGCCTTAGAACAAATAACTTCAAATATCAGAAATAATACACAAAATATAGCGAAAATGGCTAGTTACTCAAATAGTGTAACAAAGTCAGCAAGTGATGGTGAAAAACTTGCAAATCAAACAACTCAGTCAATGGATGAAATAAATAATCAAGTAAACTTGATAAATGAAGCAATAACTGTAATTGATCAAATAGCATTCCAAACAAATATACTTTCACTTAATGCAGCAGTAGAAGCAGCAACAGCAGGTGAAGCAGGAAAAGGATTTGCAGTAGTAGCACAAGAAGTAAGAAATCTAGCATCTCGTTCAGCAGAAGCAGCAAAAGAGATAAAAATAATAGTAGAAAATGCAACAAAAAAAGCGAATGATGGAAAAGAGATAGCATCAAATATGATAAGTGGATATAAAGAATTAAATCAAAATATATCACAAACAATAAACTTAATACAAGATATAGAGATGTCAAGTAAAGAACAATTAAGTGGAATAGAACAAATAAATGATGCAGTAAATCAATTAGACCAACAAACACAACAAAATGCAGCAGTAGCGAGTCAAACACATGATGTAGCAATAATAACAGATGAAATAGCAAAATTAATAGTAAATGATGCAAATGCAAAAGAGTTTGAAGGAAAGAATGAAGTAAAAGCAAAAGATATAAAAATAAATAAAAAAGATAATTCAAATCCAATAAAATCAAATTCAAAACAAAAAGATACACAAACAAAAAAAGATACAAAAGTAGTATCTAACAAAACAAACAACGACGAGTGGGAAAGCTTTTAGGCTTTTCTACTTTCCCTAAATATTATTATTTTTAAGCTAATTTAATTTTAAATGTTAGTTATTTTATGATTTTATAAACAAATAAATATCTGCTTTTAAAAGACTTTTCCAAATTTTTTATAATTATTTAATTATGTATAAATTATGTATTAATAAATTATTAATTATATATTAATTATCATACATATTAAAATTAAAAAAAGGGAAAGTATGAAAAATTTTTCTATAAAGAATAAATTACTCATAATAGTGATTGTAACGATAGTTCTTGTTGCTACAATGATTGCATTGAAGTCAATTTATGAGATTAATAATCTAACAAATAAAAATATTGAAGAGTATAAAGAAAATACTTATGCAACAACTCAAGAAGAGTTGAAAGTTTATACAAGTTTTGCAAAAAATATTGTTGAAAACCTTTATAAACAATCACTTCCAGAAAATGTAAAAGAAAATGTGAAAGAAGACTTGAAAGCTCAAACAGATTTTTTATTTACAATGTTAACAAAATTATATGATGAAGAAAAAGATAAAGTTTCAGAATCAGAACTAAAAAAAATGCTTTTAGATACTATTGGAGCTGTAAGGTATGGAAAAAATAATGATTATTTTTTTGTTTATGATAAAAACTCAACAATTTTAAAATTACCATTAACTCCTCAAAGAGAAGGAACAAAAAATACAGGGAAACATATTTTAGAATTTATTGATACAGCATTTAATAAAGGTGAAGGATTAGTTCCTTATGACCAAGTTATTCCAAATAAAGCTCCTAGAAAAAAAGTATCTTTTGTTAAATTATTTAAACCATTTGATTGGGTAATTGGAACAGGAACATATATAGATAATGTAACAGAAGATTTGCAAAAAAAAGCTTTAGAAGAGATTTCTCAACTTAGATTTGGTAAAGATGGTTATTTTTATGTTTATGATTATAATGGTGTAAATTTAATGCATCCAATAAAACCTGAACTTGTAGGAAAAAATTTAATAGACTTAAAAAGTAAAAAAGGTGTTTACTATATAAAAGATTTAATTGAAGTTGCAAAAAAAGATGGTGGAATAGTAAATTTTGATTTTGAAAAAACAGGTGATGATAAACTATATGAAAAAATAGGTTATGCTGTAGGTTTTAACCAATGGCAATGGATGATTGGAACAGGTTCATATAATGATGAAATAGAAAAAAATATAGAGATATTAAAACAAAATTCACAAGATAAAATCAGTTCAATAATATTTGGAATAATTTTAATAGCAATTATTGTTTCTATAATTATCATTTTATTTGTAACATTCTTTATAAATAAAGAGATAATTGTGCCTTTAAATAGATTTCAAATAGGTCTTTTAGATTTCTTTAAATACTTAAATAAAGAGACAAAAACAGTAGAAAAAATTTCAATTAAATCAAATGATGAAATAGGTTTAATGACTGAAATTGTAAATAAAAATATTGAAAAAACAAATCAATTAATTGAACAAGATGAAAAATTAATATCAAATGTTAAAGCAGTTGTTTCTGAAATAAATAAAGGTAAATTAAAAAATAAAATTGAAGGACAAACTGACAATCAAAGTTTAGAAGATTTAAAAAATATTTTAAATGAAATGTTAGTTTTAATTTCAAGTAAAATAAATGATGACTTAAAAATCATTGATGATGTTTTAGCTAAATATAAAAATATGAATTTTACTTATAGAATAGAAAATCCTCATGGAGAAGTCGCAAAAGCTATAAACTCTTTAGCTGAAACAATAAATCATATGTTAGTAGAGAATAAAACAAATGGATTAACATTAAATGAGAGTTCACATATACTTTTATCAAATGTAGATAAGTTAAATATGAGTTCAAACGAAGCAGCTGCAAGTTTAGAAGAAACAGCAGCAGCAATAGAAGAAATAACATCAAATATAAGAAATAATACTCAAAATATAGCAAAGATGGCTAGTTACTCAAATAATTTAACAAAATCAGCAAATGATGGTGAAAAACTTGCAAACCAAACAACAAGTGCTATGGATGAAATAAATAATGAAGTTAAACTAATCAATGAAGCAATAAGTGTAATTGATCAAATAGCATTCCAAACAAATATTCTTTCACTTAATGCAGCCGTTGAAGCTGCAACTGCTGGTGAAGCAGGGAAAGGATTTGCAGTAGTAGCAGCAGAAGTAAGAAATCTTGCTAGCAGAAGTGCAGAAGCAGCACGTGAAATAAAAACAATAGTTGAAAATGCAACTTCAAAGGCAAATCAAGGAAAAGAGATTTCAAATAATATGATAGTTGGTTATAAACAATTAAATGAAAATATCACACAAACGATAAACTTAATACAAGATATAGAAATGTCAAGTAAAGAACAATTAAGTGGAATAGAACAAATAAATGATGCAGTAAATCAATTAGACCAACAAACACAACAAAATGCGATGATAGCTTCTCAAACTCAAAATGTTGCAACATTAACAGATGAAATAGCAAAACTAATAGTAAATGATGCAAATGCAAAAGAGTTTATAGGTAAAAATGAAGTAAAAGCTAAAGAGATAAATTTAGATAGTTCAAAAAATGAGAATAATATAATCAAAGCAAAAAAATCTACTTCAAAAATAGATAAAACAACTAATAAAAATGAGATAGATGAGTGGGAAAGCTTCTAAGCTTTCTTCACTTTTCTTAAAATATTTTAGATATTTTTATACATCTTCTTTAGAAACTTTTTCAAATAATTAGATAGAATAAAACCAAAACAAAAAAAGGGAAAAAAGTGTTTAAGAAGTTAGAAGTATTAAATAAAATTCAACATAAAAATAAAGGAATAGAAGAAGTAACAAATTTTTCTTATTCAAAAGAACTGATTAATGCTCCAGTTGCAATATCAGAATTTTTTGAAGCTTGTAAAAATTATCCTATATTTTTTGCAAAAGATAAAGACAATAATTGGTTTGCATCTGTTTTACTTGGTTACAAACAAGGTGAAAATCTTTTTATAGATAAAAAAGGAAACTGGAAAGAATTACACTATATTCCAGCATTTGTAAGAAGTTATCCATTTATTTTAGTGAATAAAGAAAATCAAAAAGATTTAGTAATTGCTATTGAAGGTGAATATTTAAGTGATAAAGAAGATGCCAAAAAACTATTTGATGAAGAAGGGAATAATAGTGAGTTTTTAAATAGTGCTTTAAATTTTTTAAATCAATATTATGCAGATTCTCTTTCAACAACACAATTTATAAAACAACTTGAAGATTGGGAACTTTTAGAAGAAAAAATTGCAACAGTTGTAAATACAAAAGGTGAAAAATTTAGTTTAAATGGTTTTTTTGTAATCAATGAAGAGAAATTAAAACATTTAAGTAAAAAGAAAAAAGATGATATTTGTGCAAAAAATGCCTATTCATTAATCACAGCTCATTTGATTTCGCTTTCAAATCTTCAAAAATTAGGTGCAATTAAATAAAAGAAATGTTGGCTATTTTATAAGTTTATAGCCAACTCCTCGTAAGTTTAAAATCATTCCATTTTTTAGCTTTTTTTTGAGTTTATGAACAATAGTTCTCATACTTACAGTTTCCATTTCTTTACTATCCCAAACATATTCGTGAATCATTTCATTTGTTACAGTGTTATTTATATTTTTTACTAAAAGAGTTAAAAGAAGTTTTTCTTTGTTTGTTAGTTCTATTTCAAATTTTGATTTATGTAAAGTTTGCTCCATCAAATTAAATGAAAAGTCATATCCTAAATCAACTATAAAATCGCTATTTTCATCTTTTTTTATGTGACTTAAATGATATTGTATTCGTAAAAATAGTTCTTCAAAATCAAAAGGTTTTTTTATATAATCATTACAACCTAAAGTGTAAGATTTTTTGATATTTTCTATATCAATTTCTGCACTTATCATAATAATTGGAACATTTAAATCATCATTTCTAATAAATTCTAAAACCTTATGACCATCAAATCCTAAAACATTTAAATCTAAGATATACAAATCATATTTACTATTTGAGATAAATTCTATTGCTTTATAACCATCTGTAAAACTATCCACATAAAAACCTCGATTTTGTAAAGATTGTTTTATGATTTTATTTAAAGCAAAATCATCTTCTAGTAAAAATATTTTCATAAATTAATCTCCTTTTATAACTCTGTTTTGTGGAAAAATATATTTAAAAACAGTGTTGTTTTTTTCTGAACTTAGTTCTATTTTTATTTCATTTTTGTCACAAATCTCTTTTACAATACTAAGTCCTAATCCTAAACCAATATTTTTATCTTTTTGTTGATAGTAGGCTTGAAATACAGCTTTTGTATCAGCTATTCCTATTCCTTCATCTTTTATTGAAAGGATATAGTTTTCATCTTCTTTATCTAAAGTTATCTCTATAGTTGAGTCTTCAAAAGAGTATTTAATAGCATTTGAAATTGTGTTATCAATAACCCTTTCAAGTTCATAAGAATCCATAAAAACGTCAAACTCTTTATGAATATCCAAAGCTATATCAATATTTTTTATATTTGCCATTTCATCAAAAAAAGCAACCCTTGAAGATAAAAATCGCACTAAATTTATACTTTTTTCTTCAATAATTCTTTTTTCTTTTTTTGTTAAGTAATATAAATCATTGTAAATAGAAGAAAGGGATTTTGAAGAAGCTTTTATAGCTTCAAATTGTTCTTTATATCCTAAAGTTGATTCTAAATTGTCAATATTTAAACCAATGATACTCAAAGGTGTATTCATCTCATGGATTATTTTTTTTAGGAAAAAGTCTTGTTGTTCAAGTAATTTTGAAATAGTATTTTTACTTTCAAATATTTTTAGTTGAGTTTTAACTCTTGCAATTACTTCTTCTTTTTCAAAAGGTTTAGTTATATAATCAACACCACCTTCATTTAGAGCTTTTACTTTACTTTGTGTGTCATCTAAAGCACTAATAAATATGATAGGAATCTCTTTTAAAACTTCGTCTTCTTTTAATATTTTACAAACTTCAAAGCCACTGATATTTGGCATTTTTATATCTAAAAGTATTAAATCAGGTGGATTTAACCTTGAAGAGTTTATAGCAAAGTTTGCATCAGTTGTTGCTCGTATTAAAAAATTTTCTTCTTTTAAAATAGTATTTAAGTAGTGTAAGTTTTCTGATTTGTCATCTATTATCAGTATTGTATAGTTTTTATCCATTTAGTTATTCTTTTTACAAATTCATATTTGTTAAGATTATAGGAAAAAACTCTTTAGGATTTTGTTTGAAATTAAAAAAACTTTTTATGTTGCTGTTTATTTTAAATACAGTCTCTTTCATAAGTGTTGCAATTGTGATAAATAAATATCAGAAATCAACAATAAATCTTGAAGATGCATATAACATGCAATATAAATCTTTGATTTTAGCAGATGAGTTAAGACAAAGTAGTGATGACTTGACAAGAATGGCACGAACTTATGTAATAACTGGAAATTCTATGTATGAAGAGCAGTATAAAACAGTTTTGGCTATACGAAATGGAGAGTTACCAAGACCTAAAAGATACAATGGAATTTTTTGGGATTTTTTATCAATTGATGGAAGTATTCCAAAACTAGATGGAGAAAAAATACCTCTTCGAGAGTTGATGAAAAATGCAAATTTCCCAGAATCAGAACTAAATATGCTTTTTACTTCTCAAAATGAATCAGATGATTTAACAAAACTTGAACATAAAGCTATGAATGCGATTAAAGGTATATTTTTAGATAAAGATGGAAATTACACTATAAAAGGTAAACCAGATTTTGCACTTGCAAGAGAACTTATGCATTCAAAAGAGTATCATGAAGCAAAAATTAGAATCATGGAACCTTTAGATAGATTTTATAAAGCTTTTGAAAATAGAACAAAACAAAAAGTTGATGAAGCAAGAGCAACAGTAAAAGAGTTGGAGTTTTATGTAAATGTTATAGTTTTATTTTCAATAGTTTTCTTTTTGATGTCATTTTTTATAATTTTATTTAGAATTGTTTACCCAATTGATTTATTAAGACGAGTGATGTTAAAACTTTCAAAAAATGATATGAGTGTAGAAATAGATAAAAATAAATTTGATGATGAAGTAGGGGATATGATAGGGGCTGTTGAGATTTTTAAAGAAAATACTCAAAAACTTCTTACAAGTGAACATCAAATAAAACAAGCAATGCAAGAAGCAACAACAGCAAATAAAGCAAAATCAATCTTTCTTGCTCGAATGAGTCATGAACTACGAACTCCACTAAATGCCATATTAGGTTTTACAAATATTTTACAAAAATCAATGAATGCAACTACAGTTGAAAAAGAGAACTTAAATGTCATAAAAAGAAGTGCTGACCATCTTCTAAATATTATAAATGAAATTTTAGAGTTATCAAAAATAGAAGCTGGAAAAATGGAGTTGAGTCTTAAAAATTTTAATTTATTTGAGTTAATAAAAGAGATAGAAGATATTTTTGCTTTTAGATGTGAAAATAAAGGCTTAAAATTTAAAATAGAGACTTTGAATCTTCCAAAATATATAAAAGCTGATGAACAAAGATTAAGACAAATTTTGATTAATCTTTTAGGAAATTCTTTGAAGTTTACAAATGAAGGTGAAATTTCTTTGTATATTTATGAATTAAATAAAAAACTATTTTTTGAAGTAAAAGATAGTGGAATTGGAATAGATAAATCAAATCTTGAAAAAGTTTTTAAACCTTTTGAACAAGTAAAACAAGATAATTATACACAACAAGGTACAGGATTAGGGTTATCTATTACCAAAGAGTTAGTTTCTTTGATGGGTGGAAATATCTATTTAAAAAGTCAAGTTGGAGTTGGAAGTGAATTTTATTTTAGTATTAATTATGAAAAAGCAAATGAAGAAGAACTTTCAAAAGAGAATAATGCAAAAAATATAGTTGGAATTAAAAATGAAAATTTCACTAAAACTATTTTAGTTGTAGATGATATAAAAGAAAATAGAGATTTGATAACTTTACTTTTAAACTCTTATGGGTTTAAAACTTTAGAAGCTACAAGTGGGAAAGAAGCTTTAGATGTTTTTGAAAATGAAAAACTTGATTTGATTTTTATGGATATTTTGATGGAAGGAATGGATGGTTTAGAAACTATGCAAAATATCAGAGCTTCAAAAAATGGTAAGGATATTCCCATTATTGCACTTTCAGCCAATGTTTTTGAAGAAGATAAAAAGGAAGCTATAAAAAATGGTGCAAATGACTTTTTAGCAAAACCTGTGGAAGAAAAAGAGATTTTATTGATTTTAGAAAAATATTTGCATATAGAATTAGAGTATGAAAAT belongs to Arcobacter defluvii and includes:
- a CDS encoding HAMP domain-containing methyl-accepting chemotaxis protein, translated to MLKNLKVAKKLILGFGIVSLLIVVLGIVSIIKMETVNEQSTIMAENWMPSIVITNKINTETSDFRIFEYDHILSKSDEEMAKDEVQMKETLEVMKKDFQTYESLISSDEERAIYGKFTERFNEYLRLHEKLISASRENRTEDALKLVRESNKVYNEFSSILISLVDLNIKGGQESSHEGDVIYSNAKILLISIIVIVILISIIIAFFITNSITNSLKYLQQGLFSFFAYLNKESSNVELIKADSKDEFGEMAVVVNENIEKTRTVIEEDNALIEDAKVVMSRVNNGWYGQFIEKKTSNTSLEEFKNNVNKMIQDTRNRFTHVNEVLTQYSNNDFRKALQMEENDEKGGVFENLVNGLNSLQQTLTQMLIDNKTNGLTLNASSDILLSNVDKLNLSSNEAAASLEETAAALEEITSNIRNNTQNIAKMAKLSNEVTSSANQGEKLANQTTNAMDEINNQVNLINEAISVIDQIAFQTNILSLNAAVEAATAGEAGRGFAVVAQEVRNLASRSAEAAKEIKAIVENATSKANQGKEIASNMIDGYKQLNENISQTINLIQDIDMSSKEQLSGIEQINDAVNQLDQQTQQNAMVANQTHDVAVVTDEIAKLIVANANEKEFNGKNEVKAKDMNLTSKKDTHTIPVKKTTLKPSSTTSAKKDTKIVSTKINNDEWESF
- a CDS encoding HAMP domain-containing methyl-accepting chemotaxis protein, encoding MLQNLKTKLKLSILSFVALVGIIILGALGIIQLKEVNNGLERVYNDRVVPLEQLKIIADEYAVNIVDTTHQTRNGNFEFEKCISNINSAQEKIKNNWNKYLSTSLTKEEETLVKDVNHLMDIGNSEVNKIKQACEDKNLDLISKITIEELYPNIDPIGEKISALITLQLDVAKSETQIAENIYSTSITVIIMTILGSFLIILFLSYTIITDITGKLNSFKKELLNFFSFLNKETSDVTLLEIKSKDEFGEMADVINENIIKTQKLIQEDNFLIDEAKIVMTRVNNGWYSQFIEKKTSNSSLEEFKNNVNKMIENTRTRFEHVNEVLNSYSHNDFRPKFKMEKDDEKGGVFETLVNGLNTLQETLTHMLKENKTNGLTLDESSDILLANVDKLNISSNEAAASLEETAAALEQITSNIRNNTQNIAKMASYSNSVTKSASDGEKLANQTTQSMDEINNQVNLINEAITVIDQIAFQTNILSLNAAVEAATAGEAGKGFAVVAQEVRNLASRSAEAAKEIKVIVENATKKANDGKEIASNMISGYKELNQNISQTINLIQDIEMSSKEQLSGIEQINDAVNQLDQQTQQNAAVASQTHDVAIITDEIAKLIVNDANAKEFEGKNEVKAKDIKINKKDNSNPIKSNSKQKDTQTKKDTKVVSNKTNNDEWESF
- a CDS encoding methyl-accepting chemotaxis protein — encoded protein: MNKLNFGTKLLLILVSTSIVSLSLMIYIVSSYSYENSRNDAQHYINELAKKNALDIRNTLDKAIVISNTISNKYESAIEHHEKLSKEGTIKYFKSLLEQNKFILGVWFTFEDGTLVYEKNDGTDKENYYTKKGAFQPYVVRNSDGSFNIEPSSDFNINSEWINLPYKNKQVSITQPYDYDINGKKVLLTTVSSPVYFQGKFIGAVGVDFSLDSFNKKVNEIKLFDTGYGTVVDAYGKIISHANPENLGKSLKDLTKNENILKSLEMSKKGEDYSYLAKNLKSGEDSYSYAYPFEFGETKNYWTFIATVPEKEYLKQSNFIRNFSIVSGLIVLVVIVLVLIYSMRILNKNLTTIKNGLLDFFSYLNKESKVAKSIQIDSLDEFGQMAKMINENIKKTEKLIIQDNDLIEDVKRVVNEVKNGKFNKRIEKSTENENLEELKNTFNEMLETTKNSVCEDVNNVIKVLDNFAKLDFRGRIDDKGNISVGINNLAQIINTMLKENKTNGLTLDESSDILLANVDKLNISSNEAAASLEETAAALEQITSNIRNNTQNIAKMASYSNSVTKSASDGEKLANQTTQSMDEINNQVNLINEAITVIDQIAFQTNILSLNAAVEAATAGEAGKGFAVVAQEVRNLASRSAEAAKEIKIIVENATKKANDGKEIASNMISGYKELNQNISQTINLIQDIEMSSKEQLSGIEQINDAVNQLDQQTQQNAAVASQTHDVAIITDEIAKLIVNDANAKEFEGKNEVKAKDIKINKKDNSNPIKSNSKQKDTQTKKDTKVVSNKTNNDEWESF